AATTCAATGGAAGAATCCTTAGTGGGGAACTATCTAGCTCTGCAGTCGCAGATCCTGTGGAGAAGAAGGGATAAAGCTCCCCATCACCAAGTGATTTATAAGTGTGCAATTTCCTATGACTGCAGACATCATAAAAAGATAAGCTTCCAGCTGATATATCTAGGAATATTCCTAATTTTGTAAGCTTTCCGTTCACTTTCTGGCGGGtccattgctctgtccaagcCCAGTAATCTTTCCCATTATCACATCCTATGACCCAGTAGCCATTCTCAGGAGACAGGGTGATCTCCCCCTTTCTAGAAGCGGTTGCAGAGGCAACTCCCAAGTCCCAGGTTTTATTATTACCAATCTCCACCTCCCAGTAATGTTTGCCTTTTGAAAATCCATGTTTTGCCAGAATGAATGTGTGGGAGTCAAACCGCTCCTCCCAGTCAGAAACCTTAGAAACAGTTCCTGTGTTCCAAACTCTTTTGCCATCTTCAGACACTTGTAGCTTTGGGTGAGCTGTCCTGGGGTCCAAGATCACATCAACTGCAACAAAAAGAAAGACTTTGATTCAAAGGCACAGActtaaaagaaaatgagaaattgtTAACATATTAATTAAGTAAGGCGGTCTGTGGGCATCTCTCCTTTAAGTCACCAGTCTGTGGACCACACACTCATCTGTCTGccagacagctgcatattcctgccttgcagggagttggactagctgatcctcagggtcacttgcaactctacaattctatgattctttgatatgATGACTGATACATATTTCTATCCAAGCTTTCTGCATTGCATGATTTACCCTCTCTCTACAACAATGTGATTCTTCTATATTCCTCTCCTTATGCTTTATCCATCTGCAACATGCTTAATGTGCTAAGCACATTGTATTCTGGTCACATGAAAGGTGTTCATCCTCACTTTTGCATGTGCTTACCTGTCAATCCATTTCCACATTGATCTACCCTTCCTGTATGCCTATTGTATAAACACATTGTATAAAGTATTTCCcctcaaaatgtgcatttaaaaatgttcCTGCTTTTCTTAACCCAAACAGTATTAGAtaagaacagtggtacctctggatgcgaacgggagcCATTCCGGAGCCCCATACGCAACCAGAgtagtacgcaacctgaagcaccgaatctgcacatgctcagcgcgtctgcgcatgtgcaaatcgccgaacccggaagtaacccgttccagcacttccgggttcggcgcgttcaTAACCCATGATGTATGCAATCCGCAGCAAACATAACCAGAGGTATGGCTGTAAACCCATCCAGTAGGTATggatctggactacaactcccatcagccccaaacagtaTGACCAAAAGCCAGTGGTGATGGGATATGCAGTCTAGCACCTTCTGGCAGCACACAGGTTGAGCTACCCATTATAGGATTATTTGAAGAAGCCCAATATCCAATATCCATTCTGCACATAATTTTGCCTCCTTCTCACCTCTGTAGAAGCGGGCATCTGAGAATTCTGTGAATAAAAGAATGAACATAAAGGTTTCATTGGCAAGCATGTGATGGGTActtttagcagtgctttttttttcttaaaaaatgtttggggtactctcattttgactcaaaaaaatcaagattttatagttcaaatcgggggaaataaatacagtaaatggattcacaaaatgtttaggggtatgtgtagtacccctgcgccccccagaaaaaaagcactgatttttaCTCATTCTACAACCTACAAAACaggcacaatttttttttttgctcagttaAAATATTTCTCCTCTACCCTTCCATGGATCCTAAGGCAGTATACAAAAGGGTGAATAAAGGGTGGGTGGATTTAATAAACCATCCTTGGTCAAAAGACCACAATCAAaacaattattataataaatatttcataaaAATATATTCTAAAAGTTAGTACCTACTCATGTCAGGCACAACTATAaagcataatataatatatttctaAGATGAGGGAAATGCAGCACTCACAGCTTTTTCAAAACTCTGCACAGATACGAAATGAAATTTAGCAACTGCTGAAATCCCCTTATGTCCAAAACTGATGAAAATTTGAGAATACAAAACCTTGAAGTGTGTCTCCTCTTTGGACACACCCTTTTTTGTTAATTCCTGGACTAAGTGcaaagaaaatggggaaatgaaGTGGTTGTGGCATGTGTGGCATTTTTATGATTCAGGAATATTTATTTTCGCAACAGATATCGTATACAAAATGTTAGACTACTTGCCTTTTTCGATCTTCAAGATTTCTGCAAAAGAAAATTTGCATGGCTTACAAATGAAGAACCTCaatcaaaattaaaaagaaaatcaaattccaaaaaaatcagtttataCTGTAATGTCTTCGCTTATCAAGTTATCTAGAATTGGTAACAAAGACTTGTACCCAAAGGACCTCCTCCACTGATGGAAGTCTTATTCTGTTAAATgtttaatttatgttttaaaatttgcatattgtatattttattgctgtaagATGCTTTGATACCTCTATAGGATAtgcattttataataaataaataaatataatatccCTTCCATCCATCGGAGCAAGAGAACCTTTGGTTCAGGttgagtcaaaatgaaggggaggagggtaaaggggaaaatattttaagTTGGTGAATTGCTTGCATCGGTGATTTTTTTCTTAAGTCTTTGGTGTCAAAAGCACCAGTTTTCTCTTTTCCAATTTTTAGAGACATTCGCCGAAGCAGGGTGCAGGCTAGGACCCAGATCCTGATAGGCGGGAGTGTCGCGAattccttcacggcgctttagcagaaatgttaagagttccaggttctttagtgcagtatatttattgtgagctatatacaggggcggctcgcccattggccctagtggcgtGGGGCACCGGGGCGCTGAGGGGTGcctcagcaagtgggggagctgcacggcggcctccctttccctcctcctggacgcccgccagccgcgccgcttgGGGAagagaggtaaacgagcggagcaggggcactaggaccctgttccactcCGCAGCgacagggtcatccctcaccccggcgctgtgtttcattgttAGAGGCGAttccacatggcagcacctctaccaatgaaacacagtgccctgttggcaggaaggaaatggccgtggacccagcaagcgtTGGAGTCGCGGGAGATGGCCGGGAAGGCCCTGGTGCAGCGCGGCCAgtgcccaggcaccccggcccgctgggagaagggaggaaggccgtgcggagcagcggcgcccctcccccactcaatccggcattGGACAGGCGGGCGGCCTCCGGCATAGCGTGGCCCCGCTGTGAGGTGCGGAGGCCACCGTGAGGCTCCCGCTGCCTGGCACGCCAgataagagctttcctttttttaaaaaaaaaagtgggggggggcacccaagggatccctgcaccagggtgcccgatgaccttaagacgctactggctatatacaaatatctacaggtaGTTCATACACGAGCACTTCATACACtgtctaaacctctcactgaccacacccttctacaacaccaccacactcactgctggaaaggtttcccttttaaactgatgacagccaatcaactgacagcacattactgctgagtcattctgacccagcactcctatagaaagtattgcatcagccagtttcactttactagtacagtcaggcctgcagacttactatctcacaaagcattctgtggatcccaacaggGAGGGGGGTTATGCCCCCACCGCCTGTCAGGAAGGGCACCACTGTTCCAACTCCACCATCAGAGCCCCAGGGAAGCCTCTGCCATCCTGCAATGCCGCCGCACCGAGGGGTGAGCGGACTTGTACAAATCAAAACCAAACTAGTTCTGGGCCAATTTCAAAGTTCTAGCAGACCCAAGCTGCTCAGTAACCCTCCCACCCCGCCCACATACCTACCTTTTTATTAATCTAGCATATTTCCTTTTAATTGTTGAATGATTCTGTGTACATTATGGCAGCCTTTGGCTATGTGCAATAAAACTGACTGACTGACACTTGGATTCtacatgttcaaaaactgaaagatTTTGGAAGACTTACCAATCCTTGCCTTTAATAAATCTGCAAAAGAGGGGggtataaaaaaaagaaagacttACATTTCTTTTCCAATTTATGATTTATAGAGACAGCAAGCACTTCCAGCTGCCATTGCAAGACCAAGTATGGTGTTTGGCAATGACACAACATTCATTGCACAGTTCAAAACCAATCTATACACatgatgcccctattttcatgagagaaatgttggagggtatgatatagtTCTGGGGCATGTTCAAAGTTCTAGCAGACGAAAGCTGCTCAGTAAACATATATGGAATGGCAAAATGGAGGAAATCACTTGGATTCTGCATGTTCAAAAACTTAAAGATTTTGCAAGACTTACCATTCTCTGCTATTAATTCACCTGCAAAAGAGGTGGAGgggtgaaaaaagaaagaattacatTTCCTTTCCGATTTATAGAGACAGCGAGCACTACTAGCTGCCATTTCTCCTCAGCAGGTTATGACAATATCACTATGTCAGATCCAAGTATTGCTGCTTGGCAATGACACTGCATTTGTTGTACAGAACCAAACTAAATTAGACACGTAGTCCTGGGGCATGCACAAAGTTCCAGCAGACCCAAGCTATTCCCCCCACACCTCCCAGCACATAGGATGGCAAAAATGGAGAAAGTCATTTGGATTTGCATGTTCTTCAAACCTGAAAGATTTTGCAAGACCTTGCAAGATTTTGCACTAAAAGCAATACAGTACAATGAGAGTACTGGGAGCCATTCAAAATCAGGGTGCCTGTGACACATCAGTATTTATAGAAAGACACTTTGGGgaacacatacagtggaacctcggtttatgaacacctcggtttatgaattttcagtttacgaacgccacggacccatctggaatggattaattcactttccattactttcaataggaaagttcgcttcagtttatgaacgcttcagtttatgaacagacttccggaaccaattacacccattcttcgggttaagtacgcttcaggttgagtactccgcggacccgtttggaacggattaatccgctttccattactttcaatgggaaagttcgcttcagtttatgaacgcttcagtttaagtactttgcggaccgtctggaacggattaattcactttccattactttcaatgggaaagttcacttcagtttatgaacagacttccggaaccaattgtgttcataaaccaagataccactgtataaaaactgttctgaaaatgttttttttaaagtgtttttaaaaatacattgaattttccataaggctcaccattgctATCtattgtcacattgtatattgcacttaaaatgtTTGATTAGCagccagggccatctctaggcctgggctgggtggcgcaatgcgccagggcgcctggccaccaggggcgctgctgcgcccgccagacagctgatgtctgagccctatggctccgctgctgcctcctctccttcaacccgtgggaatcccctcagccactGCCTGCCGAGCCGCTGTCGCCTGTGGGAGCAGTGGTGGTGGGAGtggctcccgaggggcctcctctACATCTGGTGcccgctgccccaccaccaccactcccggggCACAGGCGGCGGCGTGGCAACCGCCTTCTGCTCCTCGGGCCACTGAGAGCACAGCAAGAGAGCGCAGGCGGAGGCAGCGGTGGATAGGTCAGCCGGCCAGGGAACAAGCAGCGCACTGCAGGACCCGGAATTCACCGCTCATGCTTGTTTCCTCCGGTGCGGATGGCAGCTGCAGGGCCACGCGGCCTCCGGGCTGGGGAGGTGGCGGGAGCTGGCTGCGGCAGAGAGGGGTCGGCGGCGTGACCTGGGCTGGCAGCGGGACGTCGCGCAGCAGGTGAGGGGCAgcgggaagcctgggctggtggcgctggggaccctaagccagggcgagagagagcaacttggggaaagggagggggcgccggagggacctttgcgccacggcactggatttgcttaagacggccctgttagcagctgtatagctgagtcctttaTCTGAATGGGGaattgattttaaatgttttttcttcttttactaCTAAACTGAGACAGTGTGTTGGGGGACAGGAAGTTCTTCTGTATTTTCTCCTTACATTGTTCattatggaaataataaataatttttataagAAACCAATGTCCCTGGGCATGTCAGGTCTTGATGGTATTTCATAAATATTTTAGATATTTTCAtgcaaaccccaccaccaccaccaccagcaccttAGCCTCTCATATATAACATGCAAAATTTCACTGCGGAGAGGTACATCCTCAAAACCCAGTACTCTGAGAAGGTCTAGCTATATTGAATTCAGTGTGCCTGGAGGCAGGAGCCCCACACACTCTGTAGCCATACtttgaaaaagaagaggagaagaagaggagcaggaggagtcCCATTaaatactgaaataataataataataataataatagtaataataataataataataataataataataataataataataataatttattatttataccccgcccatctggctgggtttccccagccactctgggtggcttccaacagaaaaataaaatacaataatggattaaacattaaaagcctccctaaacagggctgccttcaggtgccttctaaaagtctggtagttgtttttctgtttgacatttgatgggagggcgttccacagggcgggcgccactaccgagaaggccctctgcctagttccctgcaacttggcttctcgcaacgagggaaccgccagaaggccctcggtgctggacctcagtgtccgggcaaaacgatgggggtggagacgctccttcaggtatactggaccgaggccatttagggctttaaaggtcagcaccaacactttgaactgtgctcggaaacgtactgggagccaatgtagatctttcaagaccggtgttatgtggtctcggcggccgctcccagtcaccagtctagctgctgcattctggattaattgtagtttccgggtcaccttcaaaggtagccccacatagagcgcattgcagtagtccaagcgggagataaccagagcatgcaccactctggcgagacaccccacaagtgagagcccaggggtccgaacactcatcccccaccaccactttatgAACACGGccgaggaggaaggagtggaaccactgtatgacagtatTAGAGTAACTCAAGAAGGAAAATCACCTTCAGACCCACCATATTGTGAAATCTTACATTTCTCtggaaaaacaagaatacaaatacAGATAGATATTATtactccattttttaaagcaggTGTTTTATATAGGAGCATCCTGGGAGCCTACGTGCAGAAGAGGAAAGAGAGCAACAATTCTCCCAAAGTGGTCTAGAAAAGACAGGTAGGCCTCCTATTCTTCCCCTCAGCCTTGCCCCAGCCTGGCTCAAAATGAGGAGTGTGCAGCTGCACAGGTACAAGCCCTCAGTCAGCCTGGACTTGGGTATTCATAAAGCTGAAGAGAACAAACCGGCCTGTGGTTTGCTTGTCTTCAGCATGGAGCAGAATCGAGAGAGGCAGTTCAGCCGGGAGGATAATATGTCCTGTGCTGTACAACATCCAATTCCCTCCACAAAAGTTCCTTTCCTTGGCAAGGGGAAATTCCCTCATCGccactgttgtgtattaaagtaatagcacagccaagtatgtattgtaatatagagttcattgtattgtattacagagtttatttgaatgtatatGTTCCAGAGGGAacatctatcatttgctggttcagagtgcaggatttggatccgctgctggattggtttccgctggagggaacccttgccattggttcccgccaaaatgtatcttttccctgctagttctctgttactatataccagtaagccccagttttccccattccctgtgttctggctcttacttgttctttgaagtaaagagatgttgtaccagatcctcgcctcctgtttcttatttgcactgagctgaaatcactgaagacccactacacaacagccACTAAAATGCCTGAGGGGACTTGGGTTCAGAAGGTGTACTGTGATGCACAACGTTGGTCTGGGGAGATTGGATCAGGTGCATTTGCGTCATTGCCTGCTCGCCCCCAGCCCCTTTCCTAACCACAACAATTCCTCTGCCTTTCTTTCAGGACTAATCCTCCTTTCCCTATACACTTCCTTCTAATGGTACTTCCTTTTCAAATCTGAATGGGTGTTTGCATGCACAGCTTTGCTTTAACTTtattcactgtacagtggtgctgGTTTTCAGTGCTTTGAAGCATAAATGTAAATACATAAACATCCAGAAGCACATCATTAGATTAACTCAAGTAGGAACCTTACCTggtatttttattctgctttcttCACTGTCTCTACTTTGTGAATTCTTACATTTGTCTGGAAAAGGAACACAGAAAGGCAATGCATGTTTATGGGTGAAATGGGCTCTATGTTTTCCATTACTAATACAGGATGATAAGGTAGCAGGAAAATGGTTGGCATGGCAAATTAAGACATGTTATTAAACCTAAAATGCGGGAAAGCACTGGGACCGGATGGAATTactgcaaaatattataaagaaaTGAGTTACACCCTATTTGTACCTTTCAAAGAAGTAATGAACAATATATTAAGAAAAGGAGAATTGCCAGAGATATGGAAAGAAGCATACCCAAATAAAAATGGGTAACATATGAAATGTTACTCAAAAATGATGGCaataaatggaaattaaaatcaTACGAAGGGGATTTGTTAATGATTGGTTGCACTACTACGAAATTAATGAGATGTTTAAGGATGATATGAAGAAAAGTGGATTTGGAAATAccaaatcaaaatttgaaatgaaaatattgaataacaaatataaaacattgtcaaaaatgtatgaaatATTGCTGGAATGGCATCTGAAAGATGAAGAGGTAAAGTCGGTAATGATTCATTGGGctaaagattttgggtataatatgaAGTTAGAAGACTGGGGAAAatatggaaagaaggaataaaatttacagcatgtaatgccttaagagaaaatgtgatgaacatgatgtatagatggtacattaAACCGGTGAAGTTAGCCAAACTCTATAAGgtagataataaatgctggataTGTAAGGgtaaagaaggtaccttttatcatatgtggtgggaatgtaagaaagtgaaatgcttctgggatatgatatataatgaaattaagaaaatgttgaaatatacatatattaaaaaaccggaagcttttctactgggaattgtaggtacAGACATTAACAGACAAGATACCAAGCTTTTCCTATACGCAACAACcgcagcaagaattttattagcagTGGAAACAAGAGGAATTAccgacaaaggaagaatggcaaaacagaaatgtcaaaaaagtcaaaataaaagaaaataatttataccccacccatctggctgggtttccccaaccaccctgggtggctcccaacagaatattaaaaacacaataaagaagGTAGTAAATGAATTACATCTTTCTAGGCTTCATTGCCCCATATTTTCATTTTCAGTGTATCCTACATTATGGAACATTGCATGTTTAAATATGTGGACTGTGGCTAAGGACAGGCTCactttctcttagtttctcatttctcatttCTCTCATCTTCCCTTTAGCCCATTTTCTCATCAGTTTGTTTTGGACAACTGGAGATATATAGATAGCTAATCTGCACAAGAATTTGTGCAGATTCTTGTGCATTTTTCCTAATACACATATTTTTCCTTACAATAGTAGGCCTAATATAATCTATTTTTGTACATTAATCTCCCTATtgtaaatatttttgtatttaCTTTCCCTAATATACGTTTTAATATGCAACTTGTaacttatattatttatttaatcacttcaaatattatttaatatacattggtacctctagttgcggacacaaTCCGTTCTGGGAGGCCTTTCACACCCCTAAAAGTTTGCAactagagcggcgcttctgcgcatgtgcgaaacACGCAGAACGCGTCTGCACGTGCATgcgcggtgaaacccggaagtatacacaacattcgcaacccgaaaatCCACAGCATGAAGTGAACGCAACTGGAGGTATGACAGTAATTTTACATATACAGTACCATaatctgtgtgcccccccccccactctccccaCACAGGACAGAGTAATCATCATTACCTGAAGCAGAGAGACTTAAGGTATTCAGAAATGGTCTTTCATTATGTGATGCCCTTAAACCTGCAGATAGAGATCCaaaaagcaaagtaaaaatagaaaatgagtgAATTTTTCATCACCAATAGAAACCTTTCAAATCCTGCTTCGCAGTCagctccaggttcaattccttgtACTTCAAGtcgttcaaatttggccacaaccaaTGTGAGGAGGtcatcatgcacttacactgaccagctgacacacctaagacaggtataaacctggatttgtggtcccAAAAATTGCACCCACCAGTGGTCACTCAATGAATaacggacaaacatactcccacaatccctcacttTTCGGAGACGATGactccaacagagagcaaaccgcACGGAGACCAAGCTgctcctcagggaaccaagcccgccTCGGAGATTGCACATCCGAGACCAGGCCGCTCCCCAGGGACCCGCGCCCACCCAGGAGATCACGTAccagcgacccccccccccgaccaagcCCGCCCAGGAGATCACATAccagcaaccccctccccccaaccaagcccactccacacacaccccacggatCGCGCCCCTGCCGATTCCGCCGCCTCGCACGACATCCTCCCACCCCgaacaagcccactccacacacacacaccccacggattccccccccccgccgattCCGCCGCCTTGCACAACGTCCTCCCACCCCgaacaagcccactccacacacacacaccacacggATTCCGCCCTCGCCGATCTCGATGTCTCCCTGACCACCCGATCGTACCCCCGCCAATTCCGCCGCCTCGCacgacctccccccacccccacggacCAGGCTGCCTCCACAACAGGCCTAGCCCTCTGCAAACTACCTCCCGCGACCCCCTCCCCCCTGAACAACCCCACCCAACACCCCACGGATCACACCCCCACTGATcccaacagctatcagtctgtcaatcacccactccctccacccttctgggtaatacctcccccccaccatctgactatatataagtgtctggggacttctgcttcagtgcatgcacacgaaagctcatacctatgacaaacttagttggtctctaaggtgctgctggaaggaatttttaaatttgtttcgactaccgtgtttctccgaaaataagacaccaacttgtatttatttttcctcaaaaaaaaaacacagtggcttattttcaggggatgtcttttttattattattaagtatggtacagtttaacctacaaggttaaactgcctattgctatggcttattttggggtatggcttattttcggagaaatccggtacgtcagaccaacacggctacctacctgtaactgtgacTAATAAAGTTAGTGCAACTACGATTGCAACTAAAATTATACATTCCATGAGAGCCATGTCTCTTGTTCCTCTTCAGGCTGTTCTGATCTGAAATAATAGCAACAATGccagcaaaaataaatatgtgTCAATAACATGAAATTGGTTTCTGTTACATTCGCGCAAATGCAAAAACAGCCCACCTGATTCAAAATTAAGGAAGAGCACATTTAACCTATTTTGTATAACTGTAACTACCACTGCTATCTGCCTTTCTGCCTGGCTGTTTCAGAGGGATCAAAAATGGCTGGAACTGGCCTTTTACTGAGGATGAACTGCTATAAGAAAGGTggggaaagcttttttaaaaataaaattgtcgtCGTAGTCATCTCAATCATCTCCATCTTTTAAGAAAATGTTATAAGCAAAAATAAGATAAACACAACCCATTTTACAACAAGAGGTCACTCACACAAATAGTGCAACAAGGCTGGTGCTTACTCTGCACCTAGTGCACTCCCACAGCTGGTGTGAAAAGCTGTGTACATGAAACATTAACCACAATATAGATCTACCCTGAACTTCCttatgaaatgctgcattttgatgttTTTTCCCCTCAGACCAGCTTCAAACTgaaatgagaaaaagaatgacatagctgcattttaagccagtgATGCATATACAGCCAGAGTATGTAACCATAACCACATTTAACAATTTCCCCAATAGAATTATAATGCAATCTATTACCTTGACAAGTGCTAAAAATGTATCTTGCATTTTTCATGCAGGGTGTTCTTATTGAGACCATGATTTTTTGAGTCCCAGAAACTACCAGGAGAGCGAAAGTTCAATCAATGACACAATTTAATATACAAGGGTGTGTGAACTAACTTGCATATAATGGGAGGGAGACAAAGAAACAGGTCATAATCCAAAAATATTTCATGAACTgctcaccgcccccccccccttttaaacaatATATCACCCATTTTCATATTATTTGGGGAGAGAAAACAAGGAAAATGTACCTTTTCCTGAGCATTAGAAGTAATCCCAAAGTTCAGTCCCCAGCTACTGAAATGAGAATTGCATTCGACACGTATTTTGTTGTGGCACAAATGAAAGTGAGAGTAGACAAATCATAAAGCACATATTTGTCTTGAACATTGACCAGGAAAACTTAAGGATTAGTTACCTATTAATACACAGATCTTTGTTTGCAAGAACTCCCTTTTGAAAGAGATCTTTGTTTGCAAGAACTCCCTTTTAACACACATGTAACTGGTTTGTAACTGAGAAAATATGCTAGcagaaacagggccggctctacatagatccccggtggcgcagtgcaccacagcggggggctggtaagctgggccccggcctggcaaggagggcgccgcgcagcaaagccgcacggaaaccaattgcgccctgcgagggcggggcgggcggcggagcgatctccgcccctcagcaccagggcgcgcgagctgctcaagacggccctgagcagaAACCACCTGTCATTATGATGGGTGGCTTGTgtttgaaccatagctgccaagttctccctttttttaagggaaattcccttatgctgaataggcttcctcgcaagaaaggggaaaacttggcagctatggtttgaacAGAGAGCTTTCTGGGCCTGTGTACACATTTGCATATTGTAGACACTGTGCTGTGGCACTCCACATGTTGCAGCAGTACAACtttcatcagttccagccagtatGGATGAGGATAATGAGAGTTGTTCAGGAACAGTTAGAAGAACACAGGTTAGTTACCTAAGGGGTCCCTTTTTCTA
The window above is part of the Zootoca vivipara chromosome 13, rZooViv1.1, whole genome shotgun sequence genome. Proteins encoded here:
- the LOC118095085 gene encoding butyrophilin subfamily 3 member A1-like translates to MALMECIILVAIVVALTLLVTVTGLRASHNERPFLNTLSLSASDKCKNSQSRDSEESRIKIPGELIAENDLLKARIEILKIEKEFSDARFYRVDVILDPRTAHPKLQVSEDGKRVWNTGTVSKVSDWEERFDSHTFILAKHGFSKGKHYWEVEIGNNKTWDLGVASATASRKGEITLSPENGYWVIGCDNGKDYWAWTEQWTRQKVNGKLTKLGIFLDISAGSLSFYDVCSHRKLHTYKSLGDGELYPFFSTGSATAELDSSPLRILPLNLEE